The following are encoded in a window of Geoanaerobacter pelophilus genomic DNA:
- a CDS encoding Mu transposase C-terminal domain-containing protein, translated as MQVKSDGWVDVKVLTNILNCTERAIQLAIQRGKKFTKTRQIDGNGRGRGGQIWQVHITDPAIPESARSSWLLAHNPTTETLPVQPATKAVAIRQEAQLPAVTALKDWQRQVMDARLYFIRLIERAAPAIGVNKAIRTIVTQAVDGTLPIDATSMIELANARKGEGRTLSYDGMMKWWSTWIKAGKDPAALAPKSVEKFTLPPWGAAFLACYQQPQKPTVAGALEELAKTMPAAELPSYSQVQRFLKKVGGVEKEKGRRTGQELRSIKPYIIRDTTGMWPTEVYISDGLNFKSWGVAHPIHRRPFSPEICDVVDVATRRLVGWSVGLAESGHVMAAALRHSIENCGIPAGWYHDNGPGYENRLLTDDCTGILTRCGITNMTSVALQSQSRGIIESLRKNLWHKAAKTLPAYKGRDMDRQTAMKVYKVIKKDIKERGISEYVMPWAEFLDWVADLVEQYNNRPHSSLPKFRCPITGRIRHMSPNEAWAKAVAEGWQPVTLTETELADLFLPERLCKVHRGLVRLFGNTYYNAELSEYHGDQVRVGYDIHDPRRVRVRDQEGRLLCYAKFEANKHRYVAVSASQQMIEKRAAEATKRLETKLETVRLELLGTIEVEEQPAIRVLPPEVLELEEKRRQKALEQEQAPKWRDATNPQQLDFLITDLIKNGTATAYQIQWKNDFDAWQLLREEQGHRAEKIGLLVTDPYCLQDPERERESKAG; from the coding sequence ATGCAAGTCAAGAGTGACGGGTGGGTTGACGTGAAGGTACTAACGAACATATTAAACTGCACTGAAAGGGCTATTCAACTTGCTATTCAGCGCGGGAAAAAGTTCACAAAAACCCGACAAATTGACGGCAATGGCAGGGGTCGCGGCGGTCAAATTTGGCAGGTCCACATCACCGACCCGGCCATCCCCGAATCAGCCAGATCCAGCTGGTTGCTGGCACATAATCCAACCACGGAAACCCTGCCGGTTCAGCCGGCAACCAAAGCAGTTGCCATCAGGCAAGAAGCGCAGCTCCCGGCAGTAACCGCACTTAAAGATTGGCAGCGCCAGGTCATGGACGCCCGCCTGTATTTTATCCGCCTTATCGAACGCGCAGCCCCGGCCATCGGCGTCAATAAAGCCATCCGCACCATTGTAACCCAGGCCGTTGACGGCACCCTGCCTATTGATGCCACCAGTATGATCGAACTGGCCAACGCCCGCAAAGGGGAGGGGAGAACCCTCTCTTATGACGGCATGATGAAATGGTGGTCAACCTGGATAAAGGCCGGCAAGGATCCTGCTGCCCTCGCTCCGAAAAGCGTCGAAAAATTCACCTTGCCACCCTGGGGCGCTGCCTTCCTCGCATGCTATCAACAGCCGCAAAAACCGACAGTAGCCGGAGCACTGGAAGAACTGGCCAAAACCATGCCAGCAGCCGAATTGCCCTCATATTCACAAGTGCAGCGGTTCCTCAAAAAAGTCGGTGGCGTCGAAAAGGAAAAAGGCCGCCGCACCGGCCAGGAACTCCGCTCTATCAAGCCTTACATAATCAGAGACACCACCGGCATGTGGCCCACCGAGGTCTATATCTCTGACGGCCTTAACTTCAAATCCTGGGGCGTTGCCCATCCCATTCATCGCCGGCCGTTCTCCCCGGAAATCTGCGACGTGGTTGATGTCGCCACGCGCCGCCTGGTTGGCTGGTCGGTCGGCCTCGCCGAATCAGGCCACGTCATGGCTGCTGCCCTGCGCCACAGCATAGAAAACTGCGGGATCCCCGCCGGCTGGTATCACGATAACGGCCCCGGCTACGAAAACCGCCTGCTCACCGATGATTGCACCGGGATCCTTACCCGCTGCGGCATCACCAATATGACCTCAGTCGCCCTGCAGAGCCAGTCCCGCGGCATCATCGAATCGCTACGGAAAAACCTCTGGCACAAGGCCGCAAAGACCCTGCCAGCCTACAAAGGCCGGGACATGGACCGCCAGACCGCCATGAAAGTCTACAAGGTAATCAAAAAAGACATCAAAGAGCGCGGCATTAGCGAGTACGTCATGCCCTGGGCTGAATTCCTCGACTGGGTTGCCGACCTGGTCGAACAGTACAACAACCGGCCCCACTCCAGCCTGCCCAAGTTCCGCTGCCCGATAACCGGCCGCATTCGCCATATGAGCCCTAACGAGGCCTGGGCCAAAGCAGTTGCCGAAGGCTGGCAGCCAGTGACCCTTACCGAAACCGAACTGGCCGACCTGTTCCTGCCAGAACGGCTCTGCAAAGTCCATCGCGGCTTGGTGCGCCTCTTCGGCAATACCTATTACAACGCCGAGCTATCCGAATACCACGGCGACCAGGTTCGCGTCGGTTACGACATCCATGATCCCCGCCGGGTTCGGGTCCGCGATCAGGAAGGCCGCCTCCTCTGTTACGCCAAATTCGAGGCCAACAAGCATCGCTACGTCGCAGTATCCGCCAGCCAGCAGATGATAGAAAAACGGGCTGCAGAGGCCACCAAGCGGCTGGAGACCAAGCTTGAAACCGTCCGCCTCGAACTGCTCGGCACCATCGAAGTCGAAGAACAGCCAGCCATCAGAGTACTGCCGCCCGAAGTCCTCGAGCTGGAAGAAAAGCGCCGGCAAAAGGCCTTGGAACAAGAGCAGGCCCCGAAATGGCGTGACGCCACCAACCCGCAGCAGCTCGACTTCCTAATTACCGACCTGATTAAAAACGGCACCGCCACGGCGTATCAGATCCAGTGGAAAAACGATTTTGACGCCTGGCAGCTGCTGCGGGAAGAACAGGGTCACCGGGCCGAAAAGATCGGCCTGCTCGTAACAGACCCGTATTGTCTGCAAGATCCAGAGAGGGAGAGGGAAAGCAAGGCAGGATAA
- a CDS encoding creatininase family protein, translating into MLIDEMTMIEFEEGLKQTQTVLIPFGSVEEHGPHLPLSTDTIQAIEVGKKTAARVPLFVAPSINYGNCRSSKTHPGTISISTETLKAIMTDLVSSFRSQGLRNFIILSGHAGGAHCMALQDAGEALIDRYDDIKIAIVSEYHLASSEGVYLIETIGDSHAGEIETSRIMHTHPQLVKGSSQKEFPSFPASGILVRNKRKYWQNGVWGDPTKATPEKGKALEERVVCKLVELVHEIGVFKE; encoded by the coding sequence ATGCTTATTGATGAAATGACAATGATTGAATTCGAAGAAGGCTTAAAACAGACCCAAACTGTTTTAATTCCTTTTGGGTCTGTTGAGGAACATGGCCCACATCTCCCACTTTCTACCGACACAATCCAGGCAATTGAAGTAGGGAAAAAGACTGCCGCGAGAGTACCGTTATTCGTCGCCCCATCTATCAACTACGGGAACTGTCGTTCATCAAAAACTCATCCTGGCACAATATCAATATCTACTGAAACATTGAAAGCAATAATGACAGACCTTGTCTCTTCATTTCGCTCTCAAGGGCTTCGTAATTTTATAATACTTTCAGGCCATGCTGGAGGAGCTCATTGCATGGCGTTACAAGACGCTGGTGAAGCTCTTATAGACAGATATGATGATATAAAAATTGCAATAGTGTCTGAATACCACCTTGCTAGTAGTGAGGGCGTTTACCTAATAGAAACGATCGGTGATTCTCACGCTGGTGAGATTGAAACTTCTAGAATAATGCATACGCATCCCCAACTTGTTAAAGGATCATCACAAAAGGAGTTTCCCTCATTTCCGGCATCAGGTATTCTAGTCAGAAATAAAAGAAAGTACTGGCAAAATGGAGTTTGGGGAGATCCGACAAAAGCTACTCCAGAAAAAGGGAAGGCTTTAGAGGAACGAGTTGTTTGCAAACTGGTAGAACTCGTTCACGAAATAGGTGTGTTTAAAGAATAG
- a CDS encoding ABC transporter ATP-binding protein — translation MLEVLNITQKFGGITALDDISFTVSEGNITGVIGPNGAGKTTLFNIVTGIYSQTSGQIFLNGIDISRIPAEGLASRGLVRTFQNIELFNSMTVLENVMVGLHTQSKSGIIASMCKAPWHLAEEKRIRAKAKDWLDFCGIADLADHVAGSLPFGKGRLLEIARAMAIEPRIMLMDEPAAGLNNRETYELAGLIRRIREKGVSIVLVEHDMDLVMDICDRIVVLNLGRKLAEGTAREIQENPEVVAAYLGEG, via the coding sequence ATGCTTGAAGTTCTTAACATCACTCAGAAATTTGGTGGCATAACGGCCCTGGATGACATTTCTTTCACTGTCTCGGAAGGTAATATCACCGGCGTTATTGGCCCAAACGGGGCAGGGAAAACCACGCTGTTCAATATAGTAACTGGGATTTATTCTCAGACCAGTGGACAGATTTTTCTTAATGGTATTGATATTTCACGCATTCCGGCTGAAGGCCTGGCAAGCAGAGGCCTTGTCAGGACTTTCCAGAATATCGAACTCTTCAACTCGATGACAGTTTTGGAAAATGTCATGGTCGGACTTCACACCCAGAGTAAGAGCGGCATTATCGCCTCAATGTGCAAAGCGCCATGGCATCTGGCAGAGGAAAAGCGCATTCGGGCGAAAGCAAAAGACTGGCTGGATTTCTGCGGTATCGCCGATCTGGCCGACCATGTTGCCGGCAGTCTGCCGTTCGGTAAAGGGCGTCTTCTGGAAATCGCTCGAGCTATGGCCATTGAGCCGAGAATTATGCTGATGGATGAACCGGCGGCAGGATTGAACAATCGCGAAACCTACGAACTGGCAGGCCTGATTAGAAGAATTCGCGAAAAAGGCGTGTCAATCGTGCTGGTAGAACACGACATGGATTTGGTTATGGATATCTGCGACCGAATTGTTGTGCTGAATCTTGGAAGAAAACTGGCTGAAGGAACTGCGAGAGAGATCCAGGAAAACCCTGAAGTTGTTGCAGCCTATCTTGGAGAAGGGTAG
- a CDS encoding HD domain-containing phosphohydrolase, whose amino-acid sequence MPLIIEDNDLSANLLIVDDEQMIRDLLCITLTRENYTCFPCSNADEGLEMIKDLEIDLALLDVMMPGSSGLELLKELKKISPDTAVLMITALSDMETALSSIHLGADDYITKPFSVDNVVMKANNALEKRRLIIENRKYQNELEVKVLEQTRVIRAAMEEINLSYESTLSALVRSLDARESEVGSHSERVMNYTLLLARHMGISEPDLSIIAKGALLHDIGKIGVSDNILLKPGKLTDDEWIEMKKHPQIGHDILSDIKFLKGASEFILAHHERFDGKGYPNGLKGTDIPLSARIFALVDTLDAMTSDRPYRKALPYATMVEEIKRCRGSQFDPAIVDEFIAIKREQWEEVAGHLFI is encoded by the coding sequence ATGCCATTAATTATTGAGGACAATGATTTGAGTGCTAACCTGTTGATAGTTGATGATGAACAGATGATAAGAGATCTTCTTTGCATTACTCTGACTCGGGAAAATTATACTTGTTTCCCGTGTAGTAATGCAGACGAAGGTTTGGAAATGATAAAGGACCTTGAAATTGACTTGGCTTTGCTCGATGTCATGATGCCCGGTTCATCAGGGCTTGAACTGTTGAAGGAACTCAAAAAAATCAGCCCCGATACCGCTGTATTAATGATTACAGCTTTAAGTGATATGGAAACAGCTTTATCCTCGATCCATCTGGGTGCTGATGACTACATTACCAAGCCCTTCAGTGTGGACAACGTTGTAATGAAGGCGAATAACGCTCTTGAAAAGCGTCGACTCATCATTGAAAACAGAAAGTATCAAAACGAACTTGAAGTTAAAGTGCTTGAGCAGACTCGTGTTATCAGGGCTGCGATGGAAGAGATCAACCTGTCATATGAAAGCACGCTATCTGCCCTTGTCAGATCACTAGATGCCCGAGAGAGTGAGGTTGGCTCCCATTCTGAACGGGTCATGAACTATACTCTATTATTGGCACGGCATATGGGCATCTCTGAACCGGATTTATCAATAATTGCCAAAGGAGCTTTGCTGCACGACATCGGTAAGATTGGGGTTTCTGACAACATTCTGCTCAAACCAGGCAAGTTGACAGATGATGAGTGGATAGAGATGAAGAAGCATCCGCAAATCGGACATGACATCCTGAGCGATATCAAGTTTCTTAAAGGCGCCTCGGAATTCATCCTGGCCCATCATGAACGCTTCGATGGTAAAGGCTACCCTAATGGTTTAAAAGGTACGGATATTCCACTGTCTGCGCGGATATTCGCACTTGTGGACACATTGGATGCGATGACCTCAGACCGTCCTTACAGAAAAGCGCTACCATATGCAACTATGGTGGAAGAAATTAAGAGATGCAGAGGCAGCCAATTTGACCCGGCCATAGTTGATGAGTTTATAGCAATTAAGCGTGAACAATGGGAAGAGGTTGCCGGTCACCTATTTATTTAG
- a CDS encoding phenylacetate--CoA ligase family protein: MGIWDPEHECMPREEIEQLQLERLQAVLHRAYKNVTCYKNKFNDSKIDPDDVQRLSDLSRLPFTTKEDLRLNYPYGMFAVPLREVVRIHSSSGTTGKPTVVGYTKNDIKTWSNLVARFMTAAGVTHDDVVQVAFGYGMFTGAFGLHYGAEAIGASVIPMGGGNTEKQIMIMQDYRSSVLVCTPSYAITLADRLEKLGIDPKGLSLKVGLFGGEPWSEAMRTEIENRLCLSATDNYGLSEIIGPGVAGECSHKCGMHIFEDAFIPEIIDPETGEVLPPGSTGELVLTTLTKEAFPMIRYRTRDITSLTYDKCECGRTMVRMKKTMGRSDDMLIIKGVNIYPSQIEEVLIAIEGCQPHYQLIVERKGTLDTLEIQIEVTENIFFDEMKLQRAFLEKIERRIESVIGVGVTVRLVEPNSIPRYEGKAARVIDNRTI; the protein is encoded by the coding sequence ATGGGAATATGGGATCCGGAACATGAATGTATGCCACGCGAAGAGATTGAGCAACTGCAGCTCGAACGACTGCAGGCCGTGCTTCATCGAGCTTACAAGAATGTTACCTGTTACAAAAATAAATTTAACGACTCGAAGATAGACCCTGATGATGTCCAGAGGCTTTCCGATCTCTCCCGACTACCTTTTACAACAAAGGAAGACCTTCGTCTCAACTATCCATATGGGATGTTCGCAGTGCCTCTCCGGGAGGTGGTCAGGATACATTCTTCTTCCGGGACAACCGGCAAGCCTACTGTTGTCGGATACACCAAAAACGACATCAAAACTTGGTCGAACTTGGTGGCTCGCTTCATGACAGCTGCAGGAGTAACACATGATGACGTTGTGCAGGTTGCCTTTGGTTACGGGATGTTTACCGGGGCATTCGGGCTTCATTACGGTGCAGAGGCAATCGGCGCCTCGGTAATTCCCATGGGCGGTGGAAACACAGAGAAGCAGATAATGATTATGCAGGACTACAGATCTTCAGTATTGGTCTGCACTCCAAGTTATGCGATCACCCTTGCCGATCGCCTGGAAAAGCTCGGTATTGACCCTAAAGGACTCTCGCTAAAAGTAGGGCTGTTTGGTGGTGAACCCTGGTCTGAAGCGATGCGCACGGAAATCGAAAATCGCCTTTGCCTCAGTGCTACCGATAATTACGGGCTTTCTGAGATAATCGGCCCTGGTGTTGCGGGTGAATGTTCTCATAAATGTGGCATGCACATTTTTGAAGATGCTTTTATCCCAGAGATTATTGATCCGGAAACCGGTGAGGTACTACCTCCAGGCAGCACAGGCGAACTGGTATTAACGACCCTCACTAAAGAGGCTTTTCCCATGATCCGTTATCGAACCAGGGATATTACCTCGTTAACATATGATAAGTGTGAATGCGGACGCACCATGGTAAGAATGAAAAAAACCATGGGACGAAGTGACGACATGCTTATTATCAAAGGCGTTAATATTTATCCGTCCCAAATTGAAGAGGTTCTTATCGCAATCGAAGGTTGTCAGCCCCATTATCAATTAATTGTTGAAAGAAAGGGGACTCTCGATACCTTGGAGATCCAAATAGAGGTGACCGAGAACATCTTTTTTGATGAGATGAAGTTGCAGCGTGCTTTCTTGGAAAAAATAGAGAGGCGTATAGAGTCAGTAATAGGAGTTGGGGTTACTGTACGTCTTGTAGAACCAAACAGTATCCCTCGTTATGAGGGTAAAGCCGCAAGAGTAATCGACAATAGGACAATATAG
- a CDS encoding helix-turn-helix domain-containing protein encodes MSNENLTEFKDRMKAARECRGLSKTALAKKLNVSDAYIGQLEAGKKDNPSDIFIRSLATELKVNSVWLKTGLGRMELEEPLVVEEEHAGWVKMSPLIRQVVEIMSCMSEEHQQEVLHQVVREYKIYQAEQKLPIEEKLLRSAEEAQRQKEKALKDLANGELPAEEPKEQLPVDGSLPMKKPTTLLEKDLK; translated from the coding sequence ATGTCAAACGAAAATTTAACTGAGTTTAAAGATAGGATGAAAGCTGCTCGCGAGTGCAGGGGTTTAAGCAAAACTGCGCTTGCTAAAAAGTTAAATGTTTCGGACGCTTACATTGGACAACTTGAGGCAGGTAAAAAAGATAATCCAAGCGATATTTTTATCAGATCCCTGGCCACCGAACTTAAGGTAAACTCAGTTTGGCTAAAAACTGGACTGGGTAGAATGGAATTAGAAGAACCGCTGGTCGTAGAGGAGGAACATGCAGGCTGGGTGAAAATGAGCCCATTGATCCGGCAGGTGGTTGAGATCATGTCTTGTATGAGCGAGGAACATCAGCAAGAAGTACTGCACCAGGTGGTGAGAGAATATAAGATATACCAGGCTGAACAGAAGTTGCCTATTGAAGAGAAGTTGCTGCGATCCGCGGAAGAGGCGCAAAGGCAAAAGGAAAAAGCCTTAAAGGATTTAGCCAACGGAGAGCTGCCCGCCGAAGAGCCAAAGGAGCAGCTGCCTGTGGACGGGTCGCTACCGATGAAAAAGCCCACCACATTATTAGAGAAGGATTTGAAATAA
- a CDS encoding 7-carboxy-7-deazaguanine synthase QueE, which translates to MNNSSANLIELFSSIQGEGVFVGRRQVFLRFPGCNLDCNYCDTKHDPPEFCTIELTPGERDFRQFRNPVSLATIFDLLTSWKKSAPYLHHSLSITGGEPLLHSGLLSEWLPVLRSVFPIFLETNGILSEQLVKIIDNVDMVSMDIKLPSTSGHSDLWGKHLEFLKIAATKQCYVKVVVGAKTGADEIGEASRLIASIDGGIPLIIQPVTNQINDQGIGAHLLLLHQTATVFLKDVRVIPQTHTMLNIL; encoded by the coding sequence GTGAATAATTCATCTGCCAACTTGATCGAACTGTTTTCTTCTATTCAAGGTGAAGGGGTCTTTGTCGGTAGACGTCAGGTATTTCTCCGTTTTCCTGGGTGCAACCTCGATTGCAACTATTGTGACACCAAGCATGATCCACCTGAATTCTGTACAATAGAGTTAACTCCGGGAGAGCGCGATTTCCGTCAATTCAGAAACCCTGTATCCCTGGCAACAATATTCGATCTTCTGACAAGTTGGAAAAAAAGTGCACCATATCTTCACCATTCCCTCAGCATTACTGGGGGAGAACCCCTGCTTCATTCCGGGCTGTTAAGTGAATGGCTTCCCGTACTGAGATCTGTCTTTCCAATTTTCCTAGAAACTAATGGTATCCTGTCAGAACAACTTGTTAAAATAATTGACAATGTTGATATGGTCAGCATGGATATAAAGCTCCCATCAACTTCAGGTCATTCAGATTTATGGGGCAAGCACCTTGAATTCCTTAAAATTGCAGCTACAAAGCAATGCTACGTCAAGGTGGTTGTTGGGGCTAAAACAGGGGCTGATGAGATAGGGGAGGCATCGCGCTTAATTGCCTCGATTGACGGTGGTATCCCGCTAATTATTCAGCCGGTAACAAACCAGATAAATGATCAGGGAATCGGAGCGCACCTTCTTTTGTTGCATCAGACTGCTACCGTTTTCCTCAAAGATGTCAGAGTGATACCTCAGACACATACAATGCTCAACATCTTATAG
- the queD gene encoding 6-carboxytetrahydropterin synthase QueD: MYKLKVITSFAAAHNLTHYQGECENLHGHNWRVEVTVSAKELDKSGLGVDFKVLKSETNLLLKTLDHKYLNELKPFLEISPSSENISRYLYYALGERLNNNNVKVEMITVWESDAACASYCE, translated from the coding sequence ATGTATAAACTAAAAGTAATTACTTCTTTTGCGGCTGCTCACAATTTGACGCACTACCAGGGTGAATGCGAAAATCTTCATGGCCACAATTGGCGGGTAGAAGTAACTGTTTCAGCAAAAGAGCTAGACAAATCAGGACTCGGTGTAGATTTTAAGGTTCTCAAATCTGAAACAAATCTTTTGTTGAAAACATTGGATCATAAATATCTTAATGAATTGAAGCCATTCCTTGAGATCTCACCATCATCTGAAAATATTTCGCGATACCTTTATTATGCGCTTGGAGAACGGCTCAATAATAATAATGTGAAAGTTGAAATGATCACCGTTTGGGAATCTGATGCTGCCTGCGCAAGTTACTGTGAATAA
- a CDS encoding ABC transporter ATP-binding protein, whose product MLKVVNINTYYGKVHALKNVSLHLNRGEIIALIGANGAGKTTILNTLSGVTPPESGTLQFMGQQLTGIAPDRIVKIGISQVPEGRQVFKGLSVEDNLQLGAYLRFRNRESKDVIKQDIGHIYDLFPRLEERRKQMAGTLSGGEQQMLAIGRALMAKPKLLLLDEPSMGLAPLVVQEIFAVIERLRTDEGTTVLLVEQNAKVALKMADRAYVLETGRVILEGAAAELLENKDVQRAYLGKEKKEIWER is encoded by the coding sequence GTGCTTAAGGTTGTTAATATAAATACTTATTATGGTAAGGTCCATGCCCTGAAAAATGTTTCACTTCATTTAAACAGAGGTGAAATCATTGCCCTTATTGGTGCAAATGGCGCAGGCAAAACCACCATACTGAATACCCTCTCAGGTGTTACTCCCCCCGAGAGCGGCACGTTACAGTTTATGGGGCAACAGTTGACCGGTATTGCACCTGATCGAATCGTCAAGATCGGTATCTCTCAAGTACCAGAAGGCCGTCAGGTTTTCAAAGGATTGTCGGTGGAAGACAATCTGCAGCTAGGGGCCTATCTCCGCTTCCGTAATAGAGAATCGAAAGACGTTATCAAGCAGGATATTGGCCATATCTACGATCTTTTCCCGCGACTTGAAGAACGCCGCAAACAGATGGCTGGGACACTGTCCGGCGGTGAGCAGCAGATGTTGGCTATTGGCAGGGCACTGATGGCAAAGCCGAAACTTCTCCTGTTGGATGAGCCTTCTATGGGGCTTGCTCCTCTGGTCGTTCAGGAGATTTTTGCAGTTATTGAGCGTCTTAGGACTGATGAGGGGACAACGGTATTGCTTGTTGAACAAAATGCCAAAGTTGCACTTAAAATGGCTGATCGGGCATATGTTTTGGAAACCGGTCGGGTAATACTTGAAGGAGCTGCTGCAGAACTTCTTGAAAACAAGGATGTTCAACGTGCGTATCTCGGTAAAGAAAAAAAAGAGATATGGGAGCGATGA
- a CDS encoding chemotaxis protein CheV — MQNANTAVLLESDTNELEIVEFRVDECDGEGRTIPCYYGVNVAKVREIIRLPHLWKVLNGHPAVPGMIKLRDKVITVVDLAVMLNKNVGDMQADRVVVLEFNRLVVAVMVHSVSRIYRISWEQVEPPVKTASSSQVTGLVKMNDRIILVLDFEKIIGELFEEYALGADIPLLPEGSHDADRSKYTILVADDSPFIRNTITLSLRTAGYQVIEADNGEEALNIILNLQAKAQAKGGTITDLVSLLISDIEMPKMDGLHLTSRIKKDEKLAELPIIIFSSLASEDNIRKWEALGAVDILTKPDLPKLVEKIDQLILQ, encoded by the coding sequence ATGCAAAATGCCAATACTGCCGTACTGCTTGAAAGCGATACCAATGAACTCGAAATTGTTGAGTTCCGGGTCGATGAATGTGATGGCGAGGGGAGAACGATTCCTTGTTACTATGGCGTCAATGTCGCAAAAGTGCGTGAAATAATCCGCTTGCCACATCTTTGGAAAGTTCTCAATGGTCACCCAGCTGTGCCCGGGATGATTAAACTTAGAGACAAGGTAATTACAGTAGTTGATCTTGCCGTTATGCTTAATAAGAATGTTGGTGATATGCAGGCCGACAGAGTGGTTGTACTGGAATTTAACCGATTGGTTGTGGCGGTAATGGTTCATTCAGTTTCCCGGATATATAGAATTTCCTGGGAACAAGTCGAACCTCCGGTCAAAACTGCAAGCAGCAGTCAGGTGACCGGCCTTGTGAAGATGAATGATCGGATCATATTGGTACTGGACTTTGAAAAAATTATTGGTGAACTGTTCGAAGAGTATGCACTTGGGGCGGATATTCCCCTACTACCAGAAGGCAGCCATGACGCAGATAGGAGTAAGTACACTATTCTTGTAGCAGATGATTCACCGTTCATAAGAAATACCATCACCCTTTCTTTGAGGACTGCTGGTTATCAGGTTATCGAGGCAGATAATGGGGAAGAGGCATTAAACATAATCTTGAATCTTCAGGCTAAAGCGCAAGCAAAAGGTGGAACCATAACTGATTTGGTGTCTCTATTAATATCTGACATTGAAATGCCCAAAATGGATGGGCTGCATCTTACATCACGAATTAAAAAGGATGAAAAACTTGCAGAGCTTCCGATAATAATTTTTTCTTCGTTGGCCAGTGAAGATAATATTCGCAAGTGGGAAGCTTTGGGTGCAGTAGACATCCTGACTAAGCCAGACCTCCCCAAGTTGGTGGAAAAAATAGATCAATTGATTTTGCAGTAA
- a CDS encoding branched-chain amino acid ABC transporter permease, with translation MNLEVIKFLILTTIILLLPVTIQEGYLLNVLVFVGIHTMLAVALNLLLGYAGQISLGQAGFFGLGAYLSGILTATHGLNPWLAIAIAATTVTLIAFIVGFPILKLKGHYLAMATLGLGIIIYIIFNEAVEITGGPSGLSGIPNLSLGSIKFDSDLKNYYLIWVITLICMGLSLNLVHSRIGRALRSIHDSEVAARVMGVNARLLKVQIFALSAGLSAIAGSLYAHTMTFIAPASFGFNFSVELVTMVIIGGLASVYGSLLGAALLTVLPEMLRAFQDYDIIVYGFLLIVMTMYMPGGLVKGGVTLFTALKVKLNKLRMGSAPNA, from the coding sequence ATGAACCTAGAGGTCATCAAATTTCTCATTTTGACAACCATTATCCTGTTGTTGCCAGTAACAATTCAAGAAGGTTACCTGCTGAACGTCCTGGTTTTTGTCGGAATCCATACCATGTTGGCGGTGGCGCTTAATTTGTTGTTGGGGTATGCAGGGCAGATATCTTTGGGGCAAGCAGGTTTTTTTGGATTAGGTGCATATCTATCCGGGATACTGACTGCAACACACGGCTTGAATCCCTGGCTTGCTATTGCCATTGCGGCAACTACTGTTACCTTAATCGCTTTTATTGTAGGATTCCCAATTTTAAAGCTCAAAGGGCATTATCTCGCAATGGCTACTCTTGGGCTGGGGATCATAATATACATTATATTCAATGAGGCGGTTGAAATAACTGGAGGCCCCTCAGGCCTGTCCGGTATCCCCAACCTGTCCCTTGGCAGCATCAAATTTGATAGCGATCTCAAGAATTATTATCTGATCTGGGTTATTACTTTAATCTGCATGGGCCTTTCGCTTAATCTTGTTCATTCCCGCATCGGACGTGCCTTGCGTTCTATTCATGATTCAGAAGTAGCTGCCCGGGTTATGGGTGTCAATGCCCGGCTCCTTAAGGTGCAGATTTTTGCCTTGTCGGCAGGGCTTTCAGCAATTGCCGGTAGCTTGTACGCGCACACCATGACTTTCATCGCACCAGCTTCCTTTGGTTTCAATTTCTCCGTTGAACTGGTCACTATGGTTATCATCGGTGGACTTGCCAGTGTTTACGGCTCGCTCTTGGGGGCTGCACTATTGACGGTTCTTCCGGAGATGCTTCGAGCATTTCAGGACTACGATATTATTGTATATGGATTTCTGCTGATTGTAATGACCATGTATATGCCTGGAGGGCTGGTAAAAGGAGGGGTAACGTTGTTTACTGCTCTCAAGGTAAAGCTCAACAAGCTCAGGATGGGGTCTGCTCCCAATGCTTGA